A single Aminobacterium mobile DSM 12262 DNA region contains:
- a CDS encoding ABC transporter ATP-binding protein: protein MNSTERLLEVRGLKKFFKTKKGILHAVDNVSFDVHRGETLGLVGESGCGKSTLGRVVIRLLDATGGQVFYNGEDILKYRGQKLWDLRRVAQIVFQDPYSSLNPRMSVSSLIAEPLEVNNICKGAEKEARIRKLMDTVGLAQRLYNAYPHELDGGRRQRIGIARALALEPEFIVLDEPVSALDVCIQAQILNLLIDLQEDMGYTYIFISHDLSVVKHISDRIAVMYLGCIVEMAGYQEIFDATMHPYTKALLSAIPIPKFGVKRERILLEGDVPSPINPPEGCRFAGRCHYKKDLCMRKTPELREMASGHFVACHFAEELFEGRKN, encoded by the coding sequence ATGAATTCCACGGAGCGCCTGCTTGAAGTTCGTGGTTTGAAGAAATTTTTTAAAACGAAGAAAGGCATTCTTCACGCTGTGGATAACGTCTCTTTTGATGTTCACCGTGGCGAAACCCTTGGGCTTGTTGGAGAGTCTGGATGTGGGAAATCTACTTTGGGCAGAGTGGTTATCCGTCTCCTTGATGCTACAGGAGGCCAGGTCTTTTACAACGGAGAAGATATTTTGAAATACAGGGGGCAGAAACTTTGGGATTTGAGACGAGTGGCCCAGATCGTTTTTCAGGACCCTTATTCGAGTTTAAACCCACGGATGTCTGTTTCCAGCCTCATCGCTGAGCCCCTGGAAGTTAATAATATATGCAAAGGGGCGGAAAAAGAGGCAAGAATTCGCAAGCTTATGGATACTGTGGGGTTGGCGCAACGGCTTTATAATGCATATCCTCACGAACTGGATGGGGGACGGCGACAGCGCATTGGCATAGCCCGGGCTCTGGCTCTTGAACCGGAGTTTATTGTCCTTGATGAGCCAGTCTCAGCTCTCGATGTTTGTATTCAGGCTCAGATATTGAACTTGCTCATTGACTTGCAAGAAGACATGGGATATACGTATATCTTTATCTCCCATGACCTGAGCGTGGTAAAACATATATCTGATCGCATTGCTGTTATGTATTTGGGATGTATTGTGGAGATGGCAGGGTATCAAGAGATATTTGATGCTACCATGCACCCCTATACAAAGGCTTTGCTGTCGGCTATCCCCATACCGAAGTTTGGAGTGAAACGAGAACGTATTCTTCTGGAAGGGGATGTCCCAAGCCCTATTAATCCACCTGAAGGATGTCGTTTCGCAGGGCGTTGTCACTATAAAAAAGATCTATGTATGCGCAAGACGCCAGAGCTTCGAGAGATGGCTTCCGGCCATTTTGTGGCATGTCATTTTGCTGAGGAACTTTTTGAGGGGAGAAAGAATTAA
- a CDS encoding ABC transporter substrate-binding protein, producing the protein MSISWLKKFGLVAMCFALVLGMSSGALAAKDTLVVANMYDAKSLDPHVTPDVGSAHIMVQIYETLLKTDDKGEIVPSLAESYEKIDDRTYRFHLREGVKFHNGEELKASDVAFTFHRAIEIGKTIGFIVGNIDPASIKVEDDYTIVMGTKTPDTSFLACLTHFGGGCILNEKAVNEAGDDYGTHPVGTGPYKFVDWQKGDRITLTRFDEYWGTKPAIKDVVVRAITEQTNRTIELESGGVDIAYAIPPLDIRRIEENSKLKLIRVPDVSVQYMGFNCSKKPFSDVRVRQAITMALDLEKLNKAVYRGIGGPAYGPIPPRLRYFNTNLSILKYDPERAKELLAEAGYPEGFKASIWTNDRKERIDIATIAQSMLAKVGITVDIQVMEWGAYLDKLSEKQHDMYLMGWSTPIPDPDYAVYGIFHSSQIKGMNKSVYSNPKADELMDRGRTLPDGDERRAIYEELQTLLVQEAPWVFVHNGEEVVGTSKNVKGFVADPAGYHKLYTVSFEE; encoded by the coding sequence ATGAGCATAAGCTGGTTAAAAAAATTTGGATTGGTAGCTATGTGTTTTGCCCTAGTGTTGGGGATGAGTTCCGGAGCTTTGGCTGCAAAGGATACCTTAGTAGTAGCCAATATGTATGATGCCAAGAGTTTAGATCCTCACGTAACCCCTGATGTGGGGTCGGCCCACATTATGGTGCAGATATATGAAACCTTGCTAAAGACTGATGATAAAGGCGAAATAGTTCCATCTCTTGCTGAAAGCTACGAGAAAATTGATGATCGTACATACCGTTTCCATCTGAGGGAAGGCGTAAAGTTCCATAATGGAGAAGAGCTGAAGGCTTCTGACGTTGCTTTTACATTCCATAGAGCCATTGAAATAGGCAAAACCATTGGCTTTATTGTAGGGAATATCGACCCAGCGTCTATAAAAGTTGAAGACGATTACACCATCGTTATGGGAACTAAAACTCCAGATACGAGCTTTTTGGCTTGTTTAACTCACTTTGGTGGTGGTTGTATTCTCAACGAAAAGGCAGTAAACGAGGCTGGCGATGATTACGGAACCCACCCAGTGGGAACTGGCCCCTACAAGTTTGTAGATTGGCAGAAAGGTGATCGAATCACCTTAACGCGCTTTGATGAATATTGGGGAACGAAGCCCGCTATTAAAGACGTAGTTGTGCGGGCTATTACAGAGCAGACAAATCGTACAATTGAGCTGGAGTCAGGTGGAGTAGATATAGCCTATGCTATTCCTCCTCTTGATATTCGTCGTATAGAGGAAAACTCTAAATTAAAGCTTATCAGAGTTCCAGATGTCTCTGTTCAGTATATGGGGTTCAACTGCTCAAAGAAACCCTTTAGCGATGTTCGTGTACGTCAGGCTATTACCATGGCCCTCGACCTCGAAAAGCTCAATAAGGCTGTATATCGTGGTATAGGCGGCCCGGCTTATGGACCGATCCCTCCCAGACTTCGTTATTTCAATACAAATTTGTCCATTCTCAAGTACGACCCGGAACGAGCTAAGGAACTTCTGGCTGAGGCTGGATATCCTGAAGGCTTCAAAGCCTCTATTTGGACAAACGACCGGAAAGAGCGTATCGACATTGCAACTATCGCACAGAGCATGTTGGCAAAAGTAGGAATTACCGTGGACATCCAGGTTATGGAGTGGGGCGCATATCTTGATAAGTTAAGCGAGAAACAGCATGATATGTACCTCATGGGATGGTCTACGCCTATCCCTGATCCGGATTACGCAGTATACGGCATTTTCCATAGCTCTCAGATTAAGGGAATGAACAAATCTGTGTATAGCAACCCTAAGGCTGATGAGTTGATGGATCGTGGACGTACTCTTCCAGATGGAGATGAGCGTCGCGCTATTTATGAAGAGCTTCAGACACTATTGGTACAAGAAGCCCCATGGGTTTTTGTCCATAACGGTGAAGAAGTTGTAGGAACCTCCAAAAATGTTAAGGGTTTTGTAGCAGACCCTGCTGGCTACCATAAGCTCTATACCGTTTCTTTTGAGGAGTAG
- the pepT gene encoding peptidase T, which yields MSSVVERFLKYVSFDTRAVEDSSSVPSSSGQMELAREVAKEMEALGMVDISVDDHAYVMGTFPGNVKKERVLAVGFIAHLDTSYEVTGTNAKPRIVSYEGGDIVLNEEQNILLSPQDFPELEHYKGHDLIVTDGTTLLGVDDKGGMAQIMAAVEYLKDHPHIQHGPVKVCFTPDEEIGHQAKLLDLKKFGANFAYTVDGGPLGELNFETFNAAKAVITIYGRSVHPGTAKDKMINAALIGTEFAGMFPFDETPAKTEKYEGFYHLVSFQGNVEKTVLQYIIRDHDWQRFQDRKQRVADVAQSFQEKYGTHVLECKIEDQYFNMAEKIKDAMHIVETAKQAMKDAGIEPRIVPVRGGTDGSSLSFRGLLTPNLFTGGHNYHGRFEYVPIFALEKGVEVIVNIIKLYGTRSA from the coding sequence ATGTCTTCAGTGGTAGAGCGCTTCCTGAAATATGTTTCTTTTGATACTCGTGCAGTAGAAGATTCTTCAAGTGTTCCCAGTTCGAGTGGACAGATGGAGTTGGCCCGAGAGGTGGCGAAGGAGATGGAGGCACTTGGCATGGTGGATATTTCAGTAGATGATCATGCCTATGTTATGGGGACTTTCCCTGGCAACGTGAAAAAAGAAAGAGTTCTTGCAGTCGGTTTTATCGCTCATCTCGATACCTCCTATGAAGTAACCGGCACGAACGCAAAACCCAGAATTGTTTCCTACGAAGGCGGAGATATTGTGTTGAACGAAGAACAAAATATTCTCCTTTCTCCTCAAGATTTTCCTGAGCTGGAACATTATAAGGGGCACGATTTAATTGTTACCGATGGTACCACTCTTCTTGGTGTGGATGATAAGGGTGGTATGGCTCAAATTATGGCTGCTGTGGAATATTTAAAAGATCACCCTCACATTCAGCATGGTCCTGTAAAGGTTTGTTTTACTCCTGACGAAGAGATTGGTCATCAGGCGAAACTTTTAGACCTGAAGAAATTTGGGGCGAATTTTGCTTACACAGTAGATGGAGGGCCTTTGGGAGAGTTGAATTTTGAGACCTTTAATGCAGCGAAAGCGGTCATTACTATATATGGAAGAAGCGTTCATCCTGGCACGGCGAAGGACAAAATGATCAATGCCGCCCTTATAGGTACGGAATTCGCAGGGATGTTCCCTTTTGACGAGACTCCAGCAAAAACAGAAAAATACGAAGGGTTTTATCACTTGGTCTCTTTTCAGGGGAATGTGGAAAAAACGGTATTGCAGTATATTATCCGAGATCATGATTGGCAGAGGTTTCAGGACCGTAAGCAGAGAGTTGCTGACGTGGCTCAAAGTTTCCAAGAGAAGTACGGTACTCACGTACTGGAGTGTAAGATTGAAGATCAGTACTTTAATATGGCCGAGAAAATCAAGGATGCCATGCATATAGTGGAGACAGCAAAACAAGCGATGAAAGACGCAGGGATTGAACCCCGTATAGTGCCTGTCCGTGGTGGTACAGATGGATCCAGTCTCTCTTTCAGAGGGCTTTTGACGCCCAATCTCTTCACAGGGGGACATAACTATCATGGTCGTTTTGAATATGTGCCCATTTTTGCTTTAGAGAAAGGCGTAGAGGTTATTGTCAACATTATCAAACTCTACGGAACTCGTTCGGCCTAG
- the pepT gene encoding peptidase T, whose translation MKPVVERFLRYVAVATDADPQSAKVPSSSGQLVLAKMLAEEMKSMGLSDVEVSDHGYVMGSLPAAAEEYPVIGLIAHLDTSDAVSGKNVRPRIVENYDGKDILLNPQEKIFLSTKDFPEILDHVGEDIIVTDGTTLLGADDKAGIASILTALEYLIDHPDIPHGTVRVAFTPDEEVGHGAALLDLERFGADFAYTIDAGPIGELCYENFNAASATIEIKGRSVHPGRAKGKMINAILIAQDFLAALPPKEIPACTEGYEGFFHVCSNVGTVENATIELIVRDHDSEHFEGRKVLLQKIVAELNSRWGEGAVSLAMRDEYRNMAEVLQYSMHIVERAYKAMEMAGVTPCVKPVRGGTDGARLSFRGLPTPNIFAGGHNCHGRFEFLPVQSLEKSMEVVVGILTGTTV comes from the coding sequence ATGAAGCCAGTAGTAGAGAGGTTTCTTCGTTATGTAGCAGTAGCTACAGATGCTGATCCTCAGTCAGCGAAAGTTCCGAGCTCTTCTGGTCAGCTTGTCTTGGCCAAAATGCTGGCAGAAGAGATGAAATCCATGGGACTTTCAGATGTGGAAGTAAGCGATCATGGGTATGTAATGGGATCCTTACCAGCAGCTGCAGAGGAATATCCCGTAATAGGGCTTATAGCCCATCTTGATACATCGGATGCTGTGTCTGGGAAAAATGTGCGGCCACGTATTGTTGAAAACTATGACGGTAAGGATATTTTGTTGAATCCCCAGGAGAAAATCTTTCTTTCTACAAAGGATTTTCCTGAAATATTAGACCATGTAGGGGAAGACATTATCGTCACAGATGGAACAACCCTCCTTGGTGCTGACGATAAGGCTGGCATTGCTTCTATACTTACAGCGCTGGAGTACCTCATAGATCATCCGGATATTCCTCATGGTACGGTTCGGGTAGCTTTTACTCCAGATGAAGAGGTGGGGCATGGAGCAGCGTTGCTTGATCTAGAGCGTTTTGGAGCAGATTTTGCCTATACTATTGATGCTGGTCCTATTGGAGAACTTTGTTACGAGAACTTTAATGCGGCAAGCGCTACGATTGAGATAAAGGGAAGAAGCGTTCATCCTGGCCGAGCGAAGGGGAAAATGATAAATGCTATTTTGATAGCCCAGGACTTTTTGGCCGCATTGCCTCCCAAAGAAATCCCAGCCTGTACAGAAGGGTATGAGGGTTTTTTTCACGTATGTTCCAATGTGGGAACCGTTGAGAATGCAACGATAGAGTTGATCGTCCGAGATCACGATTCAGAGCATTTTGAAGGGCGCAAGGTCTTGTTGCAAAAAATAGTGGCAGAGCTTAACTCCCGATGGGGGGAAGGGGCTGTTTCTCTGGCGATGCGTGACGAGTATCGCAACATGGCTGAAGTGTTGCAGTATTCTATGCATATAGTTGAAAGAGCCTATAAAGCAATGGAAATGGCTGGAGTTACACCGTGTGTCAAGCCTGTTCGGGGTGGTACAGATGGAGCTCGCCTTTCTTTTCGTGGACTGCCGACGCCTAATATTTTTGCTGGCGGGCATAATTGCCATGGCCGATTCGAATTCTTGCCAGTTCAATCTCTGGAAAAGTCCATGGAGGTTGTAGTTGGTATTTTAACTGGGACAACGGTTTAA
- a CDS encoding ABC transporter ATP-binding protein translates to MSDSNKTLLDIRDLSVDYETDSGTVYAVRNLNLSLGYGESLGLVGETGAGKTTTALSIMQLITDPGKYKSGEIYFEGRDMMTLPEMEKRIIRGGEISMIFQDPMTSLNPVITVVRQIAEVISLHENITPDDARKKAIEMLEVVGIRPDRADDYPHQFSGGMCQRVVIAIALACNPQLLIADEPTTALDVTIQAQVLELMKELKERLNTSLIMITHDLGIVAETCDRVAIMYAGNVVETADTESLFTRPMHPYTTGLFDSIPDLDSKEKRLKVIPGLMPDPTLLPVGCSFAPRCTFACESCERNKPTMVEVHPGHWVACPVVVEKGGVSR, encoded by the coding sequence ATGTCTGATTCTAACAAGACTCTTCTCGACATTCGGGATCTCTCCGTTGACTACGAAACAGATAGCGGGACGGTGTATGCCGTACGAAACCTGAATCTTTCGCTGGGATATGGAGAATCTCTCGGTTTAGTGGGAGAAACTGGCGCTGGTAAAACAACTACAGCCTTAAGTATTATGCAACTTATCACTGATCCTGGGAAATACAAATCTGGAGAGATCTATTTTGAGGGCCGAGATATGATGACTCTGCCTGAAATGGAGAAGCGGATTATTCGCGGTGGAGAAATCTCTATGATTTTCCAAGACCCTATGACAAGCCTTAACCCAGTCATTACTGTAGTTCGACAGATAGCAGAAGTCATAAGTCTCCATGAGAATATAACTCCCGATGATGCCAGAAAAAAGGCAATAGAGATGCTTGAAGTGGTAGGTATTCGTCCAGATCGGGCAGATGACTACCCCCATCAATTTTCTGGGGGCATGTGTCAGCGAGTGGTTATAGCTATTGCTCTTGCCTGTAACCCTCAACTTCTTATTGCTGATGAGCCTACTACAGCGTTAGATGTCACTATTCAGGCTCAGGTTCTTGAGCTCATGAAAGAATTAAAAGAAAGGCTTAATACATCACTGATCATGATTACTCATGATTTGGGCATTGTTGCTGAAACGTGTGATCGTGTCGCTATTATGTATGCTGGAAATGTAGTGGAGACGGCTGATACTGAAAGTCTTTTCACCCGTCCCATGCACCCCTACACGACCGGTCTTTTCGATTCTATTCCTGATCTAGATTCTAAAGAAAAAAGATTAAAGGTCATTCCTGGACTCATGCCAGATCCTACCTTGCTTCCAGTTGGTTGTTCTTTTGCCCCCCGCTGTACGTTTGCTTGTGAGTCGTGCGAACGGAATAAACCAACTATGGTGGAGGTTCACCCTGGACATTGGGTTGCGTGCCCAGTTGTTGTAGAAAAAGGAGGGGTAAGCCGATGA
- the nikB gene encoding nickel ABC transporter permease, which yields MWKYVFRRLLYLIPTVIGVTFIVFLLLFITPGDPARMILGDQATEEAVADLREEMGLNDPFLAQYGRYLYNAVFHFDIGRSYVTHAPVTQEIKAAFPATLKLATLAVVLAVVLGIPVGIFSAIKQYSILDNLAMVFALVGISMPVFWLGLLLILLFSVHLGWLPASGFDSFKYMIMPAVTLCTASLAVISRMTRSSMLEVVRQDYIRTARAKGQKERVVVWHHALGNALIPIVTIIGIQFGSLLGGAVLTESIFSVPGVGRLMVEAIKMRDYPVVQGGVLYIAILCSLVNLLVDILYAYIDPRIKSQYS from the coding sequence ATGTGGAAATATGTCTTTCGTAGACTGCTCTATTTGATTCCCACAGTTATTGGAGTTACGTTCATTGTTTTTCTTCTTCTTTTTATAACCCCTGGTGATCCTGCTCGAATGATTTTGGGAGACCAGGCCACAGAAGAGGCGGTTGCAGACCTCAGGGAGGAAATGGGGCTTAACGATCCGTTTTTGGCGCAGTATGGACGTTACTTATATAATGCTGTCTTTCATTTCGACATTGGACGTTCCTACGTAACCCATGCTCCAGTTACACAGGAAATAAAGGCGGCTTTCCCTGCTACCTTGAAATTAGCTACATTGGCAGTTGTCTTGGCTGTTGTGCTGGGTATTCCAGTGGGAATATTTTCAGCGATCAAGCAATATTCTATCTTGGATAACTTGGCCATGGTTTTCGCCCTTGTTGGCATTTCCATGCCAGTGTTCTGGTTGGGACTTCTGCTTATACTGCTTTTTTCAGTTCATCTCGGGTGGTTGCCCGCTTCCGGCTTTGATAGCTTTAAATACATGATAATGCCTGCTGTCACCCTTTGTACTGCTTCTCTTGCCGTTATTTCAAGAATGACGCGGTCGAGCATGTTGGAAGTGGTGCGACAAGACTATATTCGTACAGCCCGTGCCAAAGGGCAAAAAGAAAGGGTCGTTGTTTGGCATCATGCCCTTGGCAATGCGCTTATTCCCATTGTAACCATTATTGGCATACAGTTCGGTTCTCTCCTGGGCGGAGCTGTTTTAACAGAATCTATCTTTTCAGTACCTGGGGTCGGTCGTCTTATGGTTGAGGCTATAAAAATGCGAGATTATCCCGTAGTTCAGGGTGGAGTTCTGTATATCGCCATTCTTTGCTCCTTGGTGAACCTTTTAGTCGACATTCTTTACGCCTATATCGATCCGCGTATTAAGAGCCAATATTCTTAG
- a CDS encoding amidohydrolase: protein MDKALTEKLIFYRRDFHKYPETAWTEFRTASLVAERLFRLGYTKLLLGRQIFYIPSIMGRPSKDIIDRHAKRALDQGGLREWINKMEGYPGVVAILETGRPGPVVALRFDMDAVDVSETTNSSHIPVQEGFASVNPGAMHACGHDGHTAMGLVLAEILKREESTLKGTIKLIFQPAEEGVRGAKAMADRGILDDCSYFIALHLGMSNPTGKLTAGTHGFLCTTKFDVNFIGKASHAGAAPQDGKNALLAACSAALNLHAIAPHSRGMTRINVGVLQAGEGRNVIPPKALMKVETRGETEEIAAYVYSRAKDIIEGAAIMYGTEKTLQETGSATTTQSDGEIVDIIVDAARSMGTFAKIERDAAPGGSDDATWMMKRVQERGGKATYIILGSTLKAGHHNECFDFDETVLPMGVDLLYTVLRTLSKKQ, encoded by the coding sequence ATGGACAAAGCGTTGACAGAAAAACTTATTTTTTATAGAAGAGATTTTCATAAATACCCGGAAACGGCGTGGACAGAATTTCGCACTGCTTCATTGGTAGCAGAACGCCTTTTTCGATTAGGCTACACAAAACTCCTATTGGGCCGTCAAATTTTTTACATCCCTTCTATCATGGGACGTCCTTCAAAAGACATAATAGATCGCCATGCAAAGAGGGCTCTTGACCAGGGAGGCCTTCGAGAGTGGATAAATAAGATGGAAGGATATCCTGGCGTTGTAGCAATATTGGAAACAGGGCGTCCCGGCCCAGTAGTAGCTCTGCGTTTTGACATGGATGCTGTAGATGTTTCAGAAACGACAAATTCATCTCATATTCCTGTACAGGAAGGTTTTGCCTCTGTTAATCCAGGTGCTATGCATGCCTGTGGTCATGATGGTCATACGGCCATGGGCCTCGTGCTTGCTGAAATACTAAAAAGAGAAGAGAGTACCCTCAAAGGGACAATCAAACTTATTTTCCAACCTGCCGAGGAAGGAGTACGTGGCGCAAAAGCAATGGCAGATAGAGGCATTCTTGATGATTGTAGTTACTTCATTGCCCTTCATTTGGGCATGTCAAATCCTACAGGAAAGCTGACTGCCGGCACACATGGATTCTTATGCACTACTAAGTTTGACGTGAATTTTATAGGGAAAGCATCCCACGCCGGAGCCGCTCCGCAAGACGGGAAAAACGCTCTCCTGGCGGCATGCAGCGCCGCACTGAATCTTCATGCCATAGCTCCCCATTCCCGAGGAATGACACGAATCAACGTAGGGGTCCTACAGGCAGGTGAAGGTCGCAACGTTATTCCGCCCAAAGCTCTTATGAAAGTGGAAACTCGTGGAGAAACGGAGGAAATTGCAGCTTATGTTTACTCTCGGGCAAAAGATATTATAGAAGGGGCTGCAATTATGTACGGAACAGAAAAGACCCTTCAAGAAACTGGCTCCGCCACTACAACACAAAGTGATGGTGAAATTGTGGATATTATTGTCGACGCGGCCCGCTCTATGGGAACCTTTGCAAAGATAGAGAGAGATGCAGCCCCAGGCGGGAGTGACGATGCCACATGGATGATGAAACGGGTACAGGAACGTGGTGGGAAAGCAACATACATAATTCTTGGATCCACCCTCAAGGCCGGTCATCATAACGAATGCTTTGATTTCGATGAAACCGTTCTTCCCATGGGTGTTGATCTTCTTTACACCGTTTTGAGGACCTTAAGCAAAAAACAATAG
- a CDS encoding gamma-glutamyl-gamma-aminobutyrate hydrolase family protein — MKKPVIGIIGNILFEKSEDMPGLERNYVNRDYTKAIEKAGGVPVILPVVENLSLAPFLIERVDGVLVSGGYDINPLLYGEEPERKLGFVSASVDRSQLAIIQAALEARKPYLGICKGAQLLNVALEGSLYQDISCKDNFFVKHSQDAPRGEATHSIKIATGSILASLFPHEIAVNSYHHQSIKNCGKGLKVTAQAADGVIEAVEKDGDPFVMGVQWHPEMMLSLSDLMLPLFQHFVEKSSQ, encoded by the coding sequence GTGAAAAAACCTGTTATCGGCATTATTGGCAATATTCTTTTTGAAAAAAGCGAAGATATGCCAGGTCTCGAACGAAATTATGTCAACAGAGACTATACAAAAGCCATAGAAAAAGCAGGGGGGGTACCTGTCATTTTACCTGTAGTAGAAAACTTGAGTTTGGCTCCTTTCCTGATAGAGAGAGTGGATGGCGTTCTTGTTTCTGGAGGTTACGACATAAATCCCCTCCTGTACGGAGAAGAGCCCGAGAGAAAATTAGGATTTGTGTCCGCGTCTGTCGATCGTTCTCAACTTGCCATAATCCAAGCTGCTCTAGAGGCACGAAAACCCTACCTGGGGATCTGTAAAGGAGCGCAGCTTCTTAATGTTGCGTTGGAAGGATCTCTCTACCAAGATATTAGCTGTAAAGACAATTTTTTTGTAAAACATTCACAAGATGCTCCACGAGGTGAAGCCACCCACTCTATAAAGATAGCAACAGGCTCTATTCTCGCATCTCTATTTCCACATGAAATAGCTGTGAACAGCTATCACCATCAGAGTATCAAAAATTGTGGGAAGGGTCTCAAGGTAACAGCACAAGCTGCCGACGGAGTAATAGAAGCTGTGGAAAAAGATGGAGATCCTTTCGTAATGGGGGTACAGTGGCATCCGGAAATGATGCTCTCTCTATCGGATCTTATGCTTCCTCTGTTTCAACACTTTGTAGAAAAATCCTCTCAATAA
- a CDS encoding GntR family transcriptional regulator, translating to MEAFLPAEEQAFQYVIGLIVAHELQPGDRIYEPELVQKMGMSRTPIRTALSRLVADGVLEKVHGQRGYQVPKLSLEDMEKVFTARQALEGMIAREAAIHRTELEVEELWKVNEREMNIVLSRKEATQLNELFHRKLVRMARNEYLERSFEALYLRSSLYIFYFGRFFLDGQSRELSSHREGNNYTYEEHRAIIQAVSDQNGELARQLMEQHVYNTWRIRVINSPFFDG from the coding sequence ATGGAAGCTTTTTTACCTGCGGAAGAACAAGCTTTCCAATATGTGATTGGCTTAATAGTTGCCCATGAATTACAACCAGGAGATCGTATATACGAGCCTGAGCTTGTTCAAAAAATGGGTATGAGCAGAACGCCCATCCGTACGGCTCTCAGTCGTTTGGTGGCAGACGGAGTGTTGGAGAAAGTCCATGGTCAGAGAGGCTACCAGGTTCCTAAACTTTCTTTAGAGGATATGGAGAAAGTTTTTACGGCCAGGCAGGCTTTAGAGGGAATGATAGCTCGAGAAGCGGCCATTCACCGTACAGAACTTGAAGTGGAGGAGCTGTGGAAAGTCAACGAACGAGAGATGAATATTGTTTTAAGCAGGAAGGAAGCTACGCAGCTTAACGAACTTTTCCATCGAAAGCTAGTGCGAATGGCTCGAAATGAATATCTTGAGCGGTCTTTTGAGGCTCTCTATTTACGTTCATCTCTTTATATCTTTTACTTTGGAAGGTTTTTCCTAGACGGGCAAAGCCGGGAGCTATCTTCGCATCGGGAAGGGAACAATTATACATATGAAGAGCACCGGGCCATTATTCAGGCAGTGAGTGACCAAAATGGTGAATTAGCTCGTCAGCTTATGGAGCAGCACGTCTATAATACGTGGCGAATCCGAGTGATCAATTCTCCTTTCTTTGATGGATAA
- a CDS encoding ABC transporter permease yields the protein MSAKSNENLRGVVLRFSKNRFAVLGLILIILFCLVAVFASHIAPYSYEEQDLLNTLMPPSSEHWFGTDEFGRDIFSRIIYASRVSLKVGIIAVGIGMIVGGILGAVSGYYGGWLDNLIMRAMDILLSIPSILLSIAIAASLGPGVVNIMIAIGISSVPQYARIVRGSVLSIRSQQFVIAARAVGGRDFHIIFKHILPNCMAPIIVQATLGVAWAILNTAGLSFIGLGIQPPIPEWGAMLSSGRNYIRDFSYMTLFPGLAIMITILALNFVGDGLRDALDPKMKR from the coding sequence ATGTCCGCCAAATCCAACGAAAATTTGCGGGGGGTTGTTCTCCGTTTTTCTAAAAATCGTTTTGCAGTGCTGGGGCTTATCTTGATAATCCTCTTCTGCTTGGTGGCTGTTTTTGCCTCCCATATCGCTCCATATTCTTACGAGGAACAAGATTTGCTCAATACATTGATGCCACCTTCTTCCGAACATTGGTTCGGGACCGACGAGTTTGGGCGAGATATCTTTAGCCGCATTATTTATGCTTCTCGTGTTTCCCTTAAAGTCGGGATTATTGCAGTAGGGATAGGAATGATTGTAGGTGGAATTTTAGGAGCTGTATCGGGATATTATGGTGGCTGGTTAGATAATCTTATTATGCGCGCCATGGATATTCTTCTCTCTATTCCATCTATTCTACTCTCTATAGCTATAGCAGCTTCACTTGGGCCTGGTGTTGTGAACATTATGATCGCCATAGGTATATCTAGTGTTCCACAGTATGCAAGAATTGTGAGGGGGTCAGTTCTTTCAATTCGGAGCCAACAATTTGTTATAGCCGCTCGTGCTGTGGGAGGAAGAGATTTTCACATTATATTTAAGCATATTCTACCCAACTGTATGGCGCCAATCATTGTTCAGGCTACGTTGGGAGTTGCTTGGGCCATCCTTAATACAGCAGGGTTAAGTTTCATTGGGCTCGGCATTCAACCACCGATTCCTGAGTGGGGAGCCATGCTTTCCAGCGGTCGAAACTATATTCGTGACTTTTCTTATATGACGCTTTTCCCTGGATTGGCCATTATGATCACTATTTTGGCTTTAAACTTCGTTGGGGACGGTCTTCGGGATGCTTTAGATCCGAAGATGAAGCGATAG